From the Equus przewalskii isolate Varuska chromosome 19, EquPr2, whole genome shotgun sequence genome, one window contains:
- the KCNK5 gene encoding potassium channel subfamily K member 5 isoform X2 codes for MTGSFYPAQHRAPRTISLFHLPRQRNQVVSDAAGQGVAITGNQTFNNWNWPNAMIFAATVITTIGYGNVAPKTPAGRLFCVFYGLFGVPLCLTWISALGKFFGGRAKRLGQFLTKRGVSLRKAQITCTAIFIVWGVLVHLVIPPFVFMVTEEWDYIEGLYYSFITISTIGFGDFVAGVNPSANYHALYRYFVELWIYLGLAWLSLFVNWKVSMFVEVHKAIKKRRRRRKESFESSPHSRKTLQMTGSAGSKDVNIFSFLSKKEETYNDLIKQIGKKAMKTGGGGERVPGLGPQGVGLPALPTSLAPLVVYSKNRVPTLEEVTQTLRSKGHVSRTPSEEAGAGPPEDGTPTSEVFINQLDRISEEGEPWDAQDYHPLIFQNASITFVNEETGLSDEETSKSSLEDNLAGEERPQEGPKAEVPLNLGEFPSSDESTFTSTESELSVPYEQLMNEYNKADGSKGT; via the exons gTGGTATCTGATGCTGCAGGACAGGGTGTGGCCATCACAGGAAACCAGACCTTCAACAACTGGAACTGGCCCAATGCAATGATTTTTGCAGCCACGGTCATCACCACCATCG gcTATGGCAATGTGGCCCCTAAGACCCCCGCTGGGCGCCTCTTCTGTGTCTTCTATGGCCTCTTCGGGGTGCCGCTCTGCCTGACATGGATCAgtgccttgggcaagttcttCGGAGGACGCGCCAAGAGGCTGGGCCAGTTCCTCACCAAGAGAGGCGTGAGCCTG CGGAAGGCGCAGATCACATGCACGGCCATCTTCATCGTGTGGGGTGTCCTGGTCCATCTGGTGATCCCTCCCTTCGTGTTCATGGTGACTGAGGAGTGGGACTACATCGAGGGCCTCTACTACTCCTTCATCACCATCTCCACCATCGGCTTTGGCGACTTCGTGGCCG GTGTGAACCCAAGCGCCAACTACCACGCCCTATACCGCTACTTCGTGGAGCTGTGGATctacctggggctggcctggctgtCCCTCTTTGTCAACTGGAAGGTGAGCATGTTTGTGGAGGTCCACAAGGCCATTAagaagcggcggcggcggcggaagGAGTCCTTCGAGAGCTCGCCACACTCCAGAAAGACCCTGCAGATGACCGGGAGCGCAGGGTCCAAGGATGTCAACATCTTCAGCTTCCTGTCCAAAAAGGAGGAAACCTACAATGACCTCATCAAGCAGATCGGGAAGAAGGCCATGAAgacaggtgggggtggggagagggtccCAGGGCTGGGGCCTCAGGGGGTTGGGCTgccagccctccccacctccctggcccCCCTGGTGGTCTACTCCAAGAACCGGGTGCCCACCTTGGAAGAGGTGACTCAGACACTAAGAAGCAAAGGCCACGTGTCACGGACCCCCAGTGAGGAGGCCGGGGCAGGGCCCCCTGAGGATGGCACCCCCACCTCCGAGGTGTTCATTAACCAGCTGGACCGCATCAGCGAGGAGGGTGAGCCGTGGGACGCACAGGACTATCACCCACTCATCTTCCAGAATGCCAGCATCACCTTCGTGAATGAGGAGACCGGCCTCTCAGATGAGGAGACGTCCAAGTCCTCGCTGGAGGACAACCTGGccggggaagagaggccccaggaGGGTCCCAAGGCCGAGGTGCCCCTGAACCTGGGCGAGTTCCCCTCGTCAGATGAGTCCACTTTCACCAGCACCGAGTCGGAGCTCTCTGTGCCTTACGAGCAGCTTATGAATGAGTACAATAAAGCAGATGGCTCCAAAGGCACATGA